GGGTTAAACACCGCTCCTGTTGTACTGCCACCTGAAGAGAAACACAGGTCAGACTGAAGTAATGAGAAACAGAAGGCTGCAGTGAGGTCTGAGCACGTTCTCTCTACTCCAGCGTAGCCAAAAAAGGCCTCCCACCCCCACTGCTCGCAGTTCAGCCTTACATTCCTCTGTCAAGAGTATCACAGAGCTATAacatgctcaaaaaaaaaacttgtgacCTTTGACATAGGCTGCCGAACATACAATGTGCTCACCGTTCTAGTGGTTAAAGTTGtaagaacactgttgctaggcaactgggaaatatggCCGCAGAACATAAGCTCGCTAAAGATTAAGGcgaatgctgcattcgactaaaggTCATAACTTGCAATTTCTAACGtccgactaggaaaaaccaaatgaaaaaacacccaactcagaattcctactcttGAACTCAGGAAGTGATgtaaaatcaacatggctgctcaaagcatcagcagtaaacaaagcacttctttcctttaaatgagttacgcTGTATGTAATTGTATTTGCTTTATATCAATCAACACAgtagcttgttaaatctataacatggACTATACTGTTTGCTTTTTAGAAGGTAAATATACATcgctcatcacagttagctggcaagcttattgctaacaaaagacaaacatgttttttttttttgttgttttttttcactttgaacTTAAATGTTTGAAGTTGAACTTTTCGGCCATAATTCCAAAACGtttgtttggtgcaaaaacaaataaacaagacaaaaaaaaaaaaagacagctcaTCACCTAAAGAACCCATGtgacccatggtgaagcatggtggtggcagcatcatattttggggctgcttttcttcagcggAAACTGGGGTATTAATCAACGTGCTGGGAATCATGTATACCTCCAAGTTCCAGTCAATTTtggtgcaaaaccttcaggcgcctgctagaaagctgaagatgataaggaatttcacctttcatcACGACAGCgatccaaagcatacatccaaatcaacaaaggaatggcttcaccaaaagaaaatcagtgttttggaatggcctagccagagcccagacctgaatccagtcaataatctgtggggtgacctgaagcgggctgtgcacaggagatgcccttacaatctgTCAGATCTAGAAcgtttttgcaaggaagagtgggaaaatattgcgaAGTCAATATGTGTCAAGCTGATAGACTCTAAGtgctataataaaaataataatacatttataataaaatagaagttttttttaaaaaaaaaaattctcctaaaatgtttctgattgttttttaccttatttttataggttgcaatttcacattcaAGGTTGAAAAAATTCTAAcgtgatttattttggtttcatttttttacatcacaaaagccTGCCAGTTTATCAGGAGTGTGTAGCCTTTTCATATCCATTGTAGGTTGATTGCAGCATAAAGATTTAGCAAGCTCGCATGTAACCACTGAGTCAGTGACAGTAGGAACAAGACAAAAGCGTCAGGAATGTTTACGTTTCCTCAGATATAACACGCTTGACTATAATGACACTGTAATTAGGATCAAATGTAAACCAAAGCTGCACTGGCGCCACAACATTGACATAGAAACAGCAACACTGCAACACCTCAATGAGTCATAACGCGGGTAGTGggagctcagtggttaagatgttggactactgatcagaaggtcatgagttcaaatcccagcactgccaggctgccactgttgggcccttgagcaagacctttaaccctcaactgctcagttatataaatataagtcACTCTAGATAAGGGTGTCTAACAAATGTCATAAATACCGTCAGAGTGGGCCTTTGCGTTAAGGTTGGAAACTTACTTGTAACAgcctttcattcattcttcactTCTAGCATTTTGGTCCAATCAGGAGTGAAATTTGTGAGAGGATTGCATATGTGGAATTGTCCTGTGTCCTGAACTCGCATGACCAAAGTTAGGTTTCTTGTTTCAACCAGACattgaataaaaaaagcatAAGCGTACAGGTATGCATGTTGTTATTAGCATGTTATACCTCAGCACTGTTGACTTCTCCAATCTGACGGTGTTCATTAAtctgctataacagcatgtctctgaTAGCAGTTCCATAAATGGTTATTTAACATGGTTATTTCTCATTTATGGAAAGACTCTCAGGTATCAGCACTTTGTGGCagcaagttttccaccacaggaaagtcttcaggacaggagtttGTGTTTTgcgatttctctgtaacataacaaactgttacttttttttttggtcttattcaCTTCTTtcggatgttccacagcaataaatgtaactataaccggataaaaaagcatgatgtgttttctttaataaatacaaattgtaatcattggcaaattgctgtggtacaagtgGAATCAAACACTTTTGGAACATccttttattcaaaaataatcGATCATACCACTCTgtctctgattattttcctataacagcacatcctttTATGGTTTACTCCTTACCTATTCAACACACTGtgctcatttattattaaaatgtaggCTACATTATGGTCCATATGTAAGTGtttattgattatttcccaTTTCTGGCTCTGGGACCATCATGCACTGCGGCTTTTTACATTCCCTGCTCTTATATTAACCATATGAAGGGTTTATGAGCAAGAAATGGACTAATTGCCCATAGAAAACTCATCTAAGGACTGACTGAAACGCTTCACTTGGACCCAGTGTTAATGCACCTTAAGAATATGGTGCATAACGTGCGAGTTGGACATGCACACAGAGATTGTACATTATATactgcaatgcattgtgggatttcattaGTGTGCTGGTATCCTGCACTGTACTTTCAGACTGAGTTAGTAGTTTGAGCTAATGGTATTAGATAAGGACACACCTGCATACACCACTGTAGTGATCACGGCGGCTACAGCGTGCACTCTGTACTTTTCTTCCACACCGCGCGTGAAAGTCGCCGCGGCGTGCACAACAAAAGCGCACGCGAGCTCCACGGCCACGGCTTGCAGCAGATGCACGTTCGCGATCGGGCTCGCGCACGTGAAGCCGGACCGCTCATGGCGCGCGTGCAGGTCCGAGAGTCCGAAAGCCCACGCGCGGCGCATGGCCAAAGCCGCCGCCACGGCCGCCGCGAACTGGCACGCGGTCCTCCGCAGTGCGCATGCGCCGCCCAGAGAGTCGCACCAGTAGCGCTCGAGCGTCGCCGTGGGGTTACCGGTAGCGCCGCGGAACGTCAGCGCGTGGACCACCGTTATAACGTAGGTGAGGCTCAGGGCGATTTCGGGCGCGTCTTCCGACAGCAGCTTTAACTCGTGAGCGCATGCGCACAGCTGAACCGTAGAAATGATCTCCGCCGCGTAAATTCCGCAATCTCTCCTCTTCCCAGAGAGCAGTTTCGGAGTCGCTCTCCGCGCAATCTCGCAAATAAACACGATCCCCACCAGCATGCACACAGACACCGCTACAACCGCCATTTCCGCGGAGTTCCGTCACAACCGTGCCATCTCGCTCATTTCAGACCGGCTCGGTAACTTTACCGTTACGCCTTTTCCCTCTGAACATAACCACGCCCACTCCCCCAGAGTTGCCAGGTGACGCCGAAGAAACCCTTAAAAAGTCATCCTAAATGTAgaaaactgttattattattattattattattattgttgttgttgttgttgtttttgtttttgttgttataataataataataattattattatttttattgttgttgtcataataataataacaacaacaacaattattagtattattaatattattagtattattgttgttgttgttgttgtattagtatacaaatttattttattttttaatataatttattatgcCTATAATTTATTACTATGCCTAAACAGTAGGGTGCTTTAAAGTAAATTCATGGTTTATCCAAGACAGTTTtggtaattaattaataaagataTTATTGTATAACataaattttgtaaaattttaagtatttttttatttttaaaataaatattctggTGGCACGGTGCTTtaatggttagcactgttgcctcacacctccaggttTGGGGTTCcaatcccacctctgccctgtatGTGCAGAgcttacatgttctccccatgcttcaggggctTTTTCCGGGTCCTCCTGTTTCTTACCCCAGTCCACAGACAtttgttgtaggctgattagcatttccaaaatagtgtgtgagtgtgtgtgattgtgccctgtgatgggttggcatcctgtccagggtgtcctctGCCTTGTGTCCCGAGTCctctggaataggctccaggctcccgcAGCCCTGTGTAGGATACGTGGGACGGAAGATAGGGGGATAAATATTCTAGgtctttttaacttttatttatttatttttttgcatttagcATAGTgattcttctttgtttttttgataACTCCACCTACATGCAGTATTTCCTAAAACTGCCTACAGAGATAAATATAGTAGTTAAAAATAGCCTAAATGTAGCTGTGTATTTTGAGAAAGCTAAACATTCCATAAcctgtttatgtaaattctaaaCACTTTGGTAGAATTCAAAACTACATTGCAAATACATGAACAAAGCAATCTAGcaagaaaattaatcatttggTATTTTTTCTAGATTAAGTATATTCTCCCTTAAGTCTCTAACTGTATCATGTCAGTGTTCATGATAAATGATGTGAAGTGCAGTCACTTTTGTCACATATATTGCATGATTGTCAGTGTGGTCTATGAATTtacacttgtttttttaattttttaaaaaatttaaaaaagaattttaaaagttttttaaaaatggtagctttgtattgatttgtacAGATCCTGTTGGTGTGAATTGTACTTACTGCTTAAGCCATTCTAGTATAACCATAAGTTTGATGGTCTTAAGCAGTAAGTAAAATTCAGGCACACAGGATctctgcaaatcaatacaaaactcttctgactgatcatttTTATCTCTGATGGGAGTGGCCTCAGAatgaccccgcccccatccacatGTCACGAGGGCTCTCTGAATGCtttgatgaatatgaaatgatgtaaaagatatgctatggccttcacagtcacccatcttaacccaactgaacacctatgggagattttggagtggtgtgttagacagtgctctccaccTCCGTCATCAAAAGACCAACAGAGAAAGTGTTTTGGAAGAGTAGTGTTCATTTCTCCAGCACAGACCCAGAAACTTGTACAATCTCTGCCGAGGTGCATTGAAGCTGTTGGCTGGTGGCTCATGGTGGACAAACATCTCGTTATTTCCTTTAATTATCACCCGTCTGTGAGATACCTGTGTGTAATCCATGTCAAGTGTGATCAGATGTAGTGATAATTACaccttaatgtttttttgttttttcctcaacTGGAGACCTTAAAGCTGCAACTGTTTCCCTATCAGACAGAAGTCAGGTAAAACCCTAAAATAGAAACCATTAAGTATCCAGAGACTATACTCATATGTGatattgaaatataattaaCTCATGTTCTTTTAAACTTTGTCTGGCTAGCCACAATGTTTGGTGCACAatcaaaaccacacaaaagcaCCTAAACAGTGGATCTGGCAACACACTGTCCCACGTGGAACTTCAAATCTCTGGAATGGTTTCTAGATATTATAgaagttcatttaaaaacaacaacaacaacaataataataataataataataataataataataaagccagTTAGATTAATAAGAACTATAATATCCACATGAAAATCTGAAATGAGGATGAAAAAACATTTGCAGAATGAAGTGGTAAATTAGGGACTTAAAGCAAGACACTACAGATTAATAGggaaatattttaaagcattaGATATCACAATCAATctaagtattatttttttctattggaacttataaatgtaaatatgcatgCATTTACAGACTCTTATGAAGTTGctagaattatttatttcattacattattttttttaattgaaaatatcatgcactattataaaaatatgccacttttcagtattaaatctaaTGCAAATCCAACAATAAGCAACATTTTGGGTCGTTCCTCTGTAATAAGCTCCTAATTAGGCATAGGAATGAACATGAAACATAAATCTCATGAATTCAGCTAATACAGAATTAGAGATGTttggttctgaatatagaaaaaaataatctgtggaagtgattttaaaaatgcaatgtaGTTTATTGTTATTTCTCCCTCTATTTAGTGTGGTTTATAAGGCGTTTAAAGGAAATTGACATGTATAGCTATACGCTGGTGTTCAGATATACTGGGACAGTTTTTgaattttcagattttcatgCCAGTAGTAATACAAGCTCCCTAAcatgatacatttctgaaatcctcaaggtgttgactatctatatgtgaaggaaaaatgtttttattatattctaaaGAAGCATGGCTTACCCTTTTTGTGGCAAGATTTTGTGTAtctcttgtgtatgtgtgcttttgCTTCCTAAAAagtatgtgtatgtgctgtatatatatatatatatatatatatatatatatatatatatatatatatatatatatatatacatacatacatacatacatacatacatacacacagacacagtagggtccaaaagtaaagaaagtaaaagaaagtaaatgttcgatttcataaatatttaatattgaagattctgcactatttctaggtccttAT
The genomic region above belongs to Pangasianodon hypophthalmus isolate fPanHyp1 chromosome 6, fPanHyp1.pri, whole genome shotgun sequence and contains:
- the aqp11 gene encoding aquaporin-11, with the protein product MAVVAVSVCMLVGIVFICEIARRATPKLLSGKRRDCGIYAAEIISTVQLCACAHELKLLSEDAPEIALSLTYVITVVHALTFRGATGNPTATLERYWCDSLGGACALRRTACQFAAAVAAALAMRRAWAFGLSDLHARHERSGFTCASPIANVHLLQAVAVELACAFVVHAAATFTRGVEEKYRVHAVAAVITTVVYAGGSTTGAVFNPALAFSAQFPCSGSTFAKNGLVYWLGPVLGMACSLLLFNKDILAFTAKSTTHKDQNLHAVKKKKRN